From Weissella confusa, a single genomic window includes:
- a CDS encoding ECF-type riboflavin transporter substrate-binding protein has product MNHNVLSAHKVIGTIVGTIIFVLLFKYVAWPSGVSHTDITVAPAWLALMSAIFGPIAGFIVAFIGHSLTDLSSANLDSVWWTWAIADGMFGFFIGLATTRIGVFVGELTSRKLVLFNIWQVIANAVVWLVIAPLGDHWIYGTTLGKAYAQGGMAMLANTLVIAIIGTLFIKLYHAWFVK; this is encoded by the coding sequence ATGAATCATAATGTTTTGTCAGCGCACAAGGTAATCGGGACAATTGTTGGGACGATTATTTTTGTGTTGTTGTTTAAATATGTTGCCTGGCCTTCAGGCGTTTCACATACCGATATCACGGTGGCACCAGCTTGGTTGGCCTTGATGTCAGCTATTTTTGGACCAATTGCTGGGTTTATTGTTGCCTTCATTGGGCATTCATTGACTGATTTGTCATCAGCCAACTTGGATTCAGTTTGGTGGACTTGGGCTATTGCTGACGGTATGTTTGGTTTCTTTATCGGACTAGCCACGACTCGAATTGGTGTCTTTGTTGGTGAATTAACGTCACGCAAACTGGTCTTGTTTAATATTTGGCAAGTCATTGCGAACGCAGTGGTCTGGTTGGTGATTGCCCCATTGGGAGATCACTGGATCTACGGTACAACGCTTGGTAAGGCGTATGCGCAAGGCGGTATGGCAATGCTAGCGAACACGTTGGTGATTGCGATTATTGGCACATTGTTTATTAAGTTGTACCATGCTTGGTTTGTTAAGTAG
- a CDS encoding bifunctional 5,10-methylenetetrahydrofolate dehydrogenase/5,10-methenyltetrahydrofolate cyclohydrolase: protein MGKLIDGKQIAKDLRAAVARQTEKLATQGITPGLAVILVGDDPASEIYVRNKERAAGKVGVNAQTIKYPADTSEAEVLAKIAELNADDSVDAILVQSPVPSQIDEHKVQEAIDPRKDVDGFHPENIGRLYANREGYYPVANTPRGIMTMLHHEGVDVAGKHAVVIGRSILVGRPMAALLQAANATVSLLHRYTPASLTELLVSEADIVIVATGVPGLIKGSELKAGAVVIDVGINRLEDGSLVGDVDFASAEPVASLITPVPGGVGPMTIATLLQTTVELAAQHHGVALEDPWQTI from the coding sequence ATGGGAAAGTTAATTGACGGCAAGCAAATTGCCAAGGACTTACGTGCAGCCGTTGCGCGTCAAACTGAAAAGTTGGCAACGCAAGGGATTACACCGGGGTTGGCTGTTATTTTGGTTGGGGATGACCCAGCCAGTGAGATTTACGTTCGCAACAAGGAACGTGCAGCTGGTAAGGTTGGTGTGAATGCACAAACAATTAAGTACCCAGCAGACACTTCAGAAGCAGAGGTGCTAGCCAAAATTGCTGAACTTAACGCTGATGATAGCGTTGATGCGATTTTGGTGCAAAGCCCAGTGCCATCACAAATTGATGAACACAAGGTTCAAGAGGCGATTGACCCGCGCAAGGATGTCGATGGTTTCCACCCAGAAAACATTGGTCGTCTGTATGCTAACCGTGAAGGATACTACCCAGTTGCCAACACGCCACGCGGTATTATGACGATGTTGCACCACGAAGGTGTTGATGTAGCTGGAAAGCATGCTGTTGTTATCGGGCGTTCGATTTTGGTTGGTCGTCCAATGGCAGCCTTGCTTCAAGCGGCCAACGCAACCGTGTCACTATTGCACCGCTACACACCGGCATCGTTGACGGAATTATTGGTGAGTGAAGCTGACATCGTGATTGTTGCAACCGGTGTGCCTGGTTTGATTAAGGGATCAGAATTGAAGGCCGGTGCGGTTGTGATTGATGTCGGGATTAACCGCCTTGAAGATGGTTCATTGGTGGGGGATGTTGATTTTGCATCAGCTGAACCTGTCGCAAGTTTGATTACGCCAGTCCCAGGTGGTGTCGGACCAATGACAATTGCAACGTTGCTACAAACAACGGTTGAACTTGCCGCACAACACCACGGGGTTGCATTGGAGGACCCATGGCAGACTATCTAA